The following coding sequences are from one Candidatus Eremiobacterota bacterium window:
- a CDS encoding erythromycin esterase family protein → MNRDAGALRAAAQPVEALFELVGDAKVVLVGEATHGTHEFYALRATLTERLIAERGFAGVAIEGDLPDAAELHRYVTGARDGAVDDALAGFRRFPTWMWRNTVARDFVERLRARNLARPPERRAGVFGLDLYSLHSSMDAIVRYLERVDPPNAVAVRERYACFDRFGDDPQRYGYATELHDNANCRAAVQDAMRAIAERVRAYAAVDGIAAADEAFITEANARVVADAEAYYRTMFAWDRSSWNVRDGHMDETLHRVREHLRTTRGSDKIVVWAHNSHLGDARATRMGRQGEVNLGQLARERYGGEVCNVGQFTYDGTVTAADDWGEQHRTMNVNPALPESYEGLLHSVGPAFALELRDPRVRTALDGARLERAIGVIYRPNTELASHYFTADLPQQFDVVVHLDRTSALEPLDRAETMPTDGEAPETYPTGV, encoded by the coding sequence TCGAGCTGGTCGGCGACGCGAAGGTCGTGCTCGTCGGCGAAGCGACGCACGGCACGCACGAGTTCTACGCTTTGCGCGCGACGCTCACCGAACGGCTGATCGCCGAGCGCGGCTTCGCGGGCGTCGCAATCGAAGGCGATCTCCCGGACGCGGCCGAGCTCCACCGCTACGTCACCGGCGCGCGAGACGGTGCCGTCGACGACGCCCTCGCCGGGTTCCGGCGCTTTCCGACCTGGATGTGGCGCAACACGGTCGCGCGTGATTTCGTCGAGCGCCTGCGCGCGCGCAACCTCGCGCGGCCGCCCGAGAGGCGCGCCGGCGTCTTCGGCCTCGATCTCTACAGCTTGCATTCGTCGATGGACGCGATCGTGCGCTACCTGGAGCGCGTCGACCCGCCGAACGCGGTCGCCGTGCGCGAGCGCTATGCATGCTTCGACCGCTTCGGCGACGACCCGCAGCGGTACGGCTACGCGACTGAGCTGCACGACAACGCGAACTGCCGCGCCGCCGTGCAGGACGCGATGCGCGCGATTGCCGAACGCGTGCGTGCGTATGCGGCGGTCGACGGCATCGCGGCGGCCGACGAGGCGTTCATCACCGAGGCGAACGCGCGCGTCGTCGCCGACGCCGAGGCGTACTACCGGACGATGTTCGCCTGGGACCGCAGCTCCTGGAACGTGCGAGACGGCCACATGGACGAGACGCTGCACCGCGTGCGCGAGCACCTGCGCACCACGCGCGGTTCGGACAAGATAGTCGTGTGGGCACATAACTCGCACCTCGGCGACGCGCGCGCCACGCGGATGGGGCGTCAGGGCGAGGTGAACCTCGGCCAACTCGCGCGCGAGCGTTACGGCGGTGAGGTCTGCAACGTCGGCCAGTTCACCTACGACGGCACCGTCACGGCCGCCGACGACTGGGGCGAGCAGCACCGCACGATGAACGTGAACCCAGCGCTGCCGGAGTCATATGAAGGCCTGCTGCATTCGGTTGGACCGGCGTTCGCGCTGGAGTTGCGCGATCCGCGCGTGCGCACGGCGCTCGACGGCGCGCGGCTCGAACGCGCGATCGGCGTGATCTATCGCCCGAACACCGAGCTCGCCAGCCACTACTTCACCGCCGACCTTCCGCAGCAGTTCGACGTCGTCGTCCACCTCGACCGCACCAGCGCGCTGGAGCCGCTCGACCGCGCCGAGACGATGCCCACGGACGGCGAAGCACCCGAGACGTACCCGACCGGCGTCTAG
- a CDS encoding helix-turn-helix transcriptional regulator produces MSESFANRLRRLREEKGITVSALAASVGVSEGTIRLLELGHTKNPSFVVGLRLANQLSVDPFYLALGSDATLNERMDIFDRRLARLEQRLDSFSAPKR; encoded by the coding sequence ATGAGCGAGTCGTTCGCGAACCGTCTCCGCCGCCTCCGTGAGGAAAAAGGCATTACCGTGTCCGCGCTGGCAGCGTCGGTCGGCGTCTCTGAAGGCACGATTCGACTGCTGGAACTGGGCCACACAAAAAACCCCAGCTTCGTCGTCGGCCTCCGGCTGGCCAACCAGCTCTCGGTCGATCCCTTCTACCTCGCGCTCGGATCCGACGCGACGCTGAACGAGCGCATGGACATCTTCGACCGCCGCCTCGCGAGGCTCGAGCAACGCCTCGATTCGTTCTCCGCGCCGAAGCGCTGA